Proteins encoded within one genomic window of Panicum virgatum strain AP13 chromosome 1N, P.virgatum_v5, whole genome shotgun sequence:
- the LOC120657188 gene encoding probable galacturonosyltransferase-like 9, with product MGAASPAMWAGLVLAALLLAQSAAALPRFAEAPEYRNGEGCPAPVAGAGVCDPGLVHIAMTLDAHYLRGSMAAIYSLLKHASCPESLFFHFLAAEGGGAPAVADLRAAVAASFPSLRFEIYPFRADAVAGLISASVRAALEAPLNYARNHLADLLPRCVPRAIYLDSDVLAVDDVRRLWETRLPAAAVVAAPEYCHANFSRYFTEAFWNDPVLGARVFAGRRRAPCYFNTGVMVIDLRRWRVGNYRQRIERWMEMQKEKRIYELGSLPPFLLVFAGEIEAVDHRWNQHGLGGDNVFGSCRPLHNGPVSLMHWSGKGKPWDRLDAGKPCPLDHTWKSYDLYIGENDSSASGQSRSALSSSAALPAGVFSW from the coding sequence atgggcgcgGCCTCCCCGGCGATGTGGGCCGGGCTCGTGCTGGCGGCCTTGTTATTGGCGcaatcggcggcggcgctgccgagGTTCGCCGAGGCGCCCGAGTACCGGAACGGGGAGGGGTGCCCGGCGCCGGTGGCGGGCGCGGGGGTGTGCGACCCGGGCCTGGTGCACATCGCCATGACGCTCGACGCGCACTACCTCCGGGGCTCCATGGCGGCCATCTACTCGCTGCTCAAGCACGCCTCCTGCCCGGAGTCGCTCTTCTTCCACTTCCTcgccgcggagggcggcggcgcgccggcggtcgCCGACCtccgggccgccgtcgccgcctcgttCCCCTCCCTGCGCTTCGAGATCTACCCGTTCCGCGCGGACGCGGTCGCCGGCCTCATCTCCGCGTCCGTGCGCGCCGCGCTCGAGGCGCCGCTCAACTACGCGCGGAACCACCTCGCCGACCTGCTCCCGCGCTGCGTGCCGCGCGCGATATACCTCGACTCCGacgtgctcgccgtcgacgacgtgCGCAGGCTCTGGGAGACGCGCCTGCCCGCCGCGGCGGTCGTCGCCGCGCCAGAGTACTGCCACGCCAACTTCTCCCGCTACTTCACCGAGGCCTTCTGGAACGACCCCGTCCTCGGCGCGCGGGTCttcgccgggcgccgccgcgcgccctgctACTTCAACACCGGGGTCATGGTCATCGACCTCCGGAGATGGCGCGTCGGCAACTACCGCCAGCGCATCGAGCGGTGGATGGAGATgcagaaggagaagaggatctaCGAGCTTGGCTCCTTGCCCCCATTCTTGCTCGTATTCGCTGGCGAGATTGAGGCCGTCGACCACCGGTGGAACCAGCACGGCTTGGGCGGCGACAACGTGTTCGGCAGCTGCCGGCCCCTCCACAACGGCCCCGTCAGCCTGATGCACTGGTCCGGAAAGGGCAAGCCATGGGACCGCCTCGACGCCGGCAAGCCTTGCCCGCTCGACCACACCTGGAAGTCGTATGACCTCTACATTGGAGAGAATGATTCATCAGCATCAGGGCAGTCCCGGTCCGCCTTGTCATCATCGGCAGCATTGCCTGCGGGGGTGTTTTCTTGgtag